A single Diceros bicornis minor isolate mBicDic1 chromosome 7, mDicBic1.mat.cur, whole genome shotgun sequence DNA region contains:
- the LOC131409125 gene encoding olfactory receptor 52L1 → MMALSNSNCSLLQPPFFLIGIPGLEESQHWIALQLCVLYFLALVGNVTTIFIIWTDSSLHQPMYLFLAMLSGIDLVLASSTAPKTLAVLLAHAHEIGYTVCLIQMFFIHAFSSMESGVLVAMALDRYVAICHPLHHSTILHPGLIGRIGVAVLVRGLLLLLPFPVLLRRLVFSQATVIGHAYCEHMAVVKLACSETTVNRAYGLAVALLVVGLDVLAIGISYFLILRAVLKVPGGEARLKAFSTCGSHICVILVFYVPGIFSFLTHRFGHHVPHHVHVLLATLYLLVPPALNPLVYGVKTQQIRQRVLRVFYIKG, encoded by the coding sequence ATGATGGCCCTTAGTAATTCCAACTGCAGCCTACTCCAACCTCCTTTTTTCTTGATTGGCATCCCAGGTTTAGAGGAAAGCCAGCACTGGATAGCATTGCAGCTGTGTGTACTTTACTTCCTTGCTCTAGTGGGGAATGTCACCACCATCTTCATCATCTGGACTGACTCATCCTTGCACCAGCCTATGTACCTCTTCCTGGCCATGCTATCTGGCATTGATCtggtcctggcctcctccactgcACCCAAAACCCTTGCAGTGCTCCTGGCTCATGCCCATGAGATTGGGTACACTGTCTGCCTGATCCAGATGTTCTTCATCCATGCATTCTCTTCCATGGAGTCAGGTGTACTTGTGGCCATGGCTTTGGATCGCTATGTAGCCATATGTCACCCTCTGCACCATTCCACCATCCTGCATCCGGGGCTCATAGGGCGCATTGGCGTGGCAGTGTTGGTGCGGGGattactcctcctcctccctttccctgtcCTACTGAGGAGACTTGTCTTCTCCCAGGCCACCGTCATAGGTCATGCCTATTGTGAACATATGGCTGTGGTAAAACTTGCCTGCTCAGAAACCACAGTGAACCGAGCTTATGGCTTGGCAGTGGCACTGCTTGTGGTTGGGCTAGACGTCCTGGCCATTGGTATTTCCTATTTCCTCATCCTCCGCGCAGTGCTGAAGGTACCAGGAGGTGAGGCCCGACTTAAGGCCTTTAGCACTTGTGGGTCTCATATTTGTGTCATCCTGGTCTTCTATGTTCCTGGAATATTCTCCTTTCTCACTCACCGCTTTGGCCACCATGTACCCCATCACGTCCATGTTCTTCTGGCCACACTCTACCTCCTTGTGCCACCTGCACTCAATCCTCTTGTCTATGGGGTGAAGACGCAGCAGATCCGCCAGCGAGTACTCAGGGTATTCTACATAAAAGGATAG
- the LOC131408104 gene encoding olfactory receptor 56B34-like, which produces MDTTLNITNNSRFQVSEFILMGFPGIHQWQHWLSLPLALLYLLALGANLLILITIQHEPTLHQPMYHFLGILAIVDIGLATTIMPRILAILWFNAKAISLPECFAQMYAIHSFMTMESGIFLCMAVDRYVAICYPLRYPSTVTEAFVIKVTLSVILRNGLLTIPVPILAAQKHYCSKNEIDHCLCSNLGVTSLACDDITINRFYQLALAWVILGSDMGLVFASYALIIHSVLKLNSAEATSKALNTCSSHLILILFFYTALIVVSVIHLTEGKVPFIPVLLNVLHSVIPPALNPMVYALRTQELRVGFRRVLGLGENVARK; this is translated from the coding sequence ATGGATACCACCCTGAATATAACCAATAACTCAAGGTTTCAAGTGTCCGAATTCATCCTGATGGGGTTCCCAGGCATTCATCAGTGGCAACACTGGCTCTCCCTGCCCCTGGCTCTGCTCTACCTCTTAGCTCTTGGTGCCAATCTCCTCATCTTGATCACCATCCAACATGAGCCTACCCTACACCAGCCCATGTATCATTTCCTTGGTATCTTGGCTATAGTGGACATTGGCCTGGCTACTACCATCATGCCCAGGATCCTGGCCATCCTCTGGTTTAATGCCAAGGCCATCAGCCTCCCTGAGTGTTTTGCTCAGATGTATGCAATCCACTCTTTTATGACCATGGAGTCAGGCATTTTCCTCTGCATGGCTGTGGATAGATATGTAGCCATTTGCTATCCCCTTCGGTACCCCTCCACAGTCACTGAGGCTTTTGTGATCAAAGTCACATTGTCTGTCATACTCAGGAATGGCCTTTTGACTATCCCAGTTCCTATACTGGCTGCCCAGAAACATTACTGCTCCAAGAATGAGATTGACCACTGCCTGTGCTCTAACTTGGGAGTCACTAGTCTGGCCTGTGATGACATCACCATTAACAGATTTTACCAGTTGGCCTTGGCCTGGGTTATACTTGGGAGTGACATGGGTCTGGTCTTTGCTTCCTATGCTTTGATTATTCACTCAGTGCTGAAGCTGAACTCTGCTGAGGCAACATCTAAGGCCCTGAATACCTGCAGCTCTCATCTCATCCTCATTCTCTTTTTCTACACAGCCCTTATAGTAGTATCTGTCATCCATCTGACAGAAGGAAAGGTTCCCTTCATCCCTGTTCTCCTCAATGTGCTGCACAGTGTCATCCCCCCAGCACTTAACCCCATGGTGTATGCCCTTAGGACCCAGGAGCTGAGAGTGGGCTTTAGGAGGGTGCTTGGTTTGGGTGAGAATGTGGCCAGGAAGTGA
- the LOC131408103 gene encoding olfactory receptor 52L1-like, whose amino-acid sequence MMALSNSNCSLLQPPFFLIGIPDLEESQHWIALQLCVLYFLALVGNVTTIFIIWTDPSLHQPMYLFLAMLSGIDLVLASSTAPKTLAVLLAHAHEIGYTVCLIQMFFIHAFSSMESGVLVAMALDRYVAICHPLHHSTILHPGLIGCIGVAVLVRGLLLLLPFPILLRRLVFSQATVIGHAYCEHMAVVKLACSETTVNRTYGLAVALLVVGLDVLAIGISYALILCAVLKVPGGEARLKAFSTCGSHICVILVFYVPGMFSFLTHRFGHHVPHHVHVLLATLYLLVPPALNPLVYGVKTRQIRQRVLRVLYIIGRI is encoded by the coding sequence ATGATGGCCCTTAGTAATTCCAACTGCAGCCTACTCCAACCTCCATTTTTCTTGATTGGCATCCCAGATTTAGAGGAAAGCCAGCACTGGATAGCATTGCAGCTGTGTGTACTTTACTTCCTTGCTCTAGTGGGGAATGTCACCACCATCTTCATCATCTGGACTGACCCATCCTTGCACCAGCCTATGTACCTCTTCCTGGCCATGCTATCTGGCATTGATCtggtcctggcctcctccactgcACCCAAAACCCTTGCAGTGCTCCTGGCTCATGCCCATGAGATTGGGTACACTGTCTGCCTGATCCAGATGTTCTTCATCCATGCATTCTCTTCCATGGAGTCAGGTGTACTTGTGGCCATGGCTTTGGATCGCTATGTAGCCATATGTCACCCTCTGCACCATTCCACCATCCTGCATCCGGGGCTCATAGGGTGCATTGGCGTGGCAGTGTTGGTGCGGGGattactcctcctcctccctttccctatcCTACTGAGGAGACTTGTCTTCTCCCAGGCCACCGTCATAGGTCATGCCTATTGTGAACATATGGCTGTGGTAAAACTTGCCTGCTCAGAAACCACAGTGAACCGAACTTATGGCTTGGCAGTGGCACTGCTTGTGGTTGGGCTAGATGTCCTGGCCATTGGTATTTCCTATGCCCTCATCCTCTGCGCAGTGCTGAAGGTACCAGGGGGTGAGGCCCGACTTAAGGCCTTTAGCACTTGTGGGTCTCATATTTGTGTCATCCTGGTCTTCTATGTTCCTGGAATGTTCTCCTTCCTCACTCATCGCTTTGGCCACCATGTACCCCATCACGTCCATGTTCTTCTGGCCACACTCTACCTCCTTGTGCCACCTGCACTCAATCCTCTTGTCTATGGGGTGAAGACTCGGCAGATCCGCCAGCGAGTACTCAGGGTGTTGTACATAATAGGACGGATCTGA